The Eubacteriaceae bacterium Marseille-Q4139 genome has a window encoding:
- a CDS encoding RluA family pseudouridine synthase: MNLTLTYTIKKQEAGRTAADFLRDQGYSGRILVQLRKTSGAILINGAPAFSNRTLAEGDVLTVLFPEEPCSEGIVPVPMDLSILYEDDFFMAVNKPAGMPVHPSLGHYENTLANGIAWYMKERGIPFTFRAVNRLDRDTSGLLLIAKNRLASCLLSAQAASHNLHREYSAIVCGKTEPSGTVSAPIARKEGSILERTVDFEHGEAAVTHYVRMAYKKDADLSFLRLKLSTGRTHQIRVHMKYIGHPIPGDFLYCPDYSVIKRQALHSSRLSFVHPVTKAPMEFEAPLPDDMKALFPEMTYGCLSPFG; the protein is encoded by the coding sequence ATGAATCTGACACTTACCTACACGATTAAAAAACAGGAGGCCGGAAGGACTGCGGCCGATTTTCTCCGGGATCAGGGCTACTCCGGCCGGATCCTGGTGCAGCTTCGGAAAACCTCCGGCGCCATTCTCATAAACGGGGCTCCGGCCTTTTCCAACCGAACCTTAGCCGAGGGCGATGTCCTCACGGTTCTCTTCCCGGAAGAGCCGTGTTCCGAGGGGATTGTCCCCGTGCCCATGGATCTTTCGATTCTTTACGAGGACGACTTTTTTATGGCCGTAAACAAGCCGGCCGGCATGCCGGTTCACCCTTCCCTGGGGCATTACGAAAACACCCTGGCAAACGGAATCGCCTGGTACATGAAGGAGCGGGGGATCCCGTTCACATTTCGCGCCGTAAACCGGCTGGACCGTGACACGTCCGGCCTTCTTCTGATTGCCAAAAACCGGCTGGCCTCCTGTCTCCTTTCGGCCCAGGCGGCCTCCCATAACCTCCACCGGGAGTATTCGGCCATCGTCTGTGGGAAGACGGAGCCGTCGGGAACGGTTTCGGCTCCCATCGCCAGAAAAGAGGGCTCCATTTTAGAGCGCACCGTGGACTTTGAGCACGGCGAGGCGGCCGTCACCCATTACGTCCGCATGGCATATAAAAAGGACGCAGATCTCTCCTTCCTGCGCCTTAAGCTTTCCACAGGAAGGACGCACCAGATCCGCGTCCACATGAAATATATCGGCCATCCGATTCCCGGAGATTTTCTTTACTGCCCGGATTACAGTGTCATAAAAAGGCAGGCACTTCATTCATCCCGCCTTTCCTTCGTTCATCCCGTCACGAAGGCGCCCATGGAGTTTGAGGCGCCGCTGCCGGACGACATGAAAGCGCTGTTTCCTGAAATGACCTATGGCTGCCTGAGCCCCTTTGGATAA
- a CDS encoding RsmB/NOP family class I SAM-dependent RNA methyltransferase: MEMLPKEFREKMERLLGREAEEFFASYEKERKFGLRLNRRKTDGRLPETLSGLEPIPWAADGYFYPPEERPGKHPFHEAGLYYIQEPSAMAPAEVLAPAAGERILDLCAAPGGKTTQAAGKMGGTGLFVSNEIHPARAKILSQNVERMGLSNTVVLNEPPDRLVPVFPEFFDGILVDAPCSGEGMFRKNEEASNEWGMAQVELCARRQDEILDCAAAMLKPGGRMVYSTCTFSPEENEGSVSRFLSRHPEFSLLRPALAETFSEGRPEWADGNAALSDTVRIWPHKTEGEGHFLALLIKHGEPKRQESVEKNRAKGRKRAEKEIPGKKEWQEFCEAALSEAGRETMKKEEAGKQFLAFGDGLYLIPEDMVPLKGLRVLRPGLCLGTVKKGRLEPSHGLALFLKSCDAASVFDVGTGETAARYLRGEALKCPDSEKKGWTLITSDGYSLGWAKGSGGTLKNHYPKGLRQP; the protein is encoded by the coding sequence ATGGAAATGCTTCCAAAAGAATTCAGGGAAAAAATGGAACGGCTTCTGGGCCGGGAGGCAGAGGAATTTTTTGCTTCCTACGAAAAAGAGCGAAAATTCGGCCTGCGCCTTAACAGAAGGAAGACAGACGGCAGGCTTCCGGAAACGCTTTCCGGACTTGAGCCGATCCCCTGGGCCGCAGACGGATACTTTTACCCGCCGGAAGAAAGGCCGGGAAAGCATCCGTTCCATGAAGCCGGCCTCTATTATATCCAGGAGCCGAGCGCCATGGCGCCGGCAGAGGTACTGGCGCCGGCGGCCGGAGAGCGGATCCTGGATCTCTGCGCGGCGCCGGGAGGAAAGACAACCCAGGCAGCCGGGAAAATGGGCGGAACAGGCCTCTTTGTCAGCAATGAAATCCATCCGGCCAGGGCAAAAATCCTCTCTCAGAACGTGGAACGGATGGGCCTTTCCAACACGGTGGTGTTAAACGAGCCGCCGGACAGGCTTGTGCCCGTGTTCCCGGAATTTTTTGACGGAATCCTGGTGGATGCGCCGTGTTCCGGCGAGGGGATGTTCCGGAAAAACGAGGAAGCGTCAAACGAATGGGGGATGGCGCAGGTAGAACTCTGTGCCAGACGCCAGGATGAGATTTTGGACTGTGCGGCCGCCATGTTGAAGCCTGGCGGAAGGATGGTTTATTCCACCTGTACCTTTTCCCCGGAGGAAAATGAGGGGAGCGTGAGCCGCTTCCTTTCGCGCCATCCGGAATTTTCCCTGCTCCGGCCGGCGCTTGCCGAAACATTCTCCGAAGGAAGGCCGGAATGGGCAGACGGGAATGCTGCCCTTTCCGATACTGTGCGGATCTGGCCCCACAAAACCGAGGGCGAAGGACATTTCCTCGCGCTTCTCATAAAGCATGGGGAGCCCAAAAGACAGGAGAGTGTGGAAAAAAACAGGGCCAAGGGGAGAAAAAGAGCGGAAAAAGAGATTCCGGGCAAAAAGGAATGGCAGGAATTCTGCGAGGCAGCCCTGTCGGAAGCAGGGCGGGAGACCATGAAAAAAGAAGAAGCCGGAAAACAATTCCTGGCGTTCGGAGACGGGCTGTACCTGATTCCGGAGGACATGGTGCCGTTAAAGGGCTTAAGGGTACTGCGCCCGGGACTCTGCCTGGGGACTGTAAAAAAAGGCCGCCTGGAGCCGTCTCACGGGCTGGCCCTGTTTCTTAAGTCCTGTGATGCCGCCAGCGTTTTCGACGTCGGGACAGGCGAAACGGCAGCAAGGTACCTGCGGGGCGAAGCCTTAAAATGTCCCGACAGCGAAAAGAAAGGCTGGACGCTCATCACGTCAGACGGCTATTCCCTGGGATGGGCGAAAGGATCCGGCGGCACATTAAAGAACCATTATCCAAAGGGGCTCAGGCAGCCATAG
- a CDS encoding GIY-YIG nuclease family protein, giving the protein MESGHNYTYILRCADGSLYCGWTNRLEERVRAHNEGKGAKYTKGRRPVTLAYFEEFATKEEAMRRECAIKRLSRKEKEALIASGGLIRGAGGKSG; this is encoded by the coding sequence ATGGAATCGGGGCATAATTACACCTATATCCTTCGCTGTGCTGACGGAAGCCTTTACTGCGGCTGGACAAACCGGCTCGAGGAGCGGGTACGGGCGCATAACGAGGGAAAAGGCGCCAAATATACAAAGGGGCGGCGTCCTGTGACGCTGGCCTATTTTGAAGAATTTGCCACAAAGGAGGAAGCCATGAGGCGGGAGTGCGCCATCAAGCGGCTTTCCAGGAAAGAGAAAGAGGCCCTGATTGCGAGCGGAGGCCTTATCCGGGGAGCAGGCGGTAAAAGCGGTTGA
- a CDS encoding Tat pathway signal protein: MKKGNFLKSGAAFLFGMLAALTAGCMTSFAAYDTASLSACTVEGGNSIVVTGTASAGTLEEGETADDGYYYLFELHPYETGIGSRTDYAAWSEKGDKLSFTVPYSGDPSDSRLYSRFVAAVNVGGTYQAISGPIYVTNPGDVAAFTEEFPEAQSKKGLLIELDMLGDAMNLGVKHTTINIPYHHIWGGNLAYDYNGTTYYFNEDLIASYDKMISSFSAKGIVVTAILLNGWNPDKPELVMPGVTRQDDAFYYGFNVSTKEGYEATRALFSFMAERYSGSNYDHGRVSNWIVGNEINNNKNWNYVGPMELSEYTKLFEQDFRVAYTAIKSHSKNARVYFSTDYEWKKTNTSLQYAAKDFIDLFNAGIRAEGNIDWGLAYHPYPYPMVEPEFWDDDQTGMVNDTENSPVVNFKNLHVLTDYFQKPELLTADGRVRHIILSEEGFTSQSASRGPVYDIQAAAFAYAYYLVDSNPYIDAFILNRQVDSITEVNTSCAFGLWTVDMSRPDKVIAVMPKNIYEVFKYIDTNKSLKYTEFAKEIIGIESWSEVIPNFKLEQ; the protein is encoded by the coding sequence ATGAAAAAAGGGAATTTTTTGAAAAGCGGCGCGGCTTTCCTTTTCGGAATGCTGGCTGCTCTTACGGCAGGCTGTATGACAAGCTTTGCAGCCTATGATACGGCGTCCCTTTCCGCCTGTACGGTGGAAGGCGGAAACAGCATTGTGGTGACAGGGACAGCCTCGGCCGGGACACTGGAGGAAGGCGAGACGGCCGATGACGGATATTATTATCTGTTTGAGCTCCATCCCTACGAGACAGGAATCGGGAGCCGGACGGATTATGCGGCGTGGAGTGAAAAAGGCGATAAGCTTTCGTTCACGGTTCCGTACAGCGGCGATCCTTCCGATTCGCGGCTGTATTCCCGCTTTGTGGCGGCTGTAAACGTCGGCGGAACGTATCAGGCCATCAGCGGCCCCATTTACGTGACGAATCCCGGCGATGTGGCGGCGTTCACGGAAGAGTTCCCGGAGGCTCAGAGCAAGAAGGGGCTTTTGATTGAGCTGGATATGCTCGGCGATGCCATGAACTTAGGCGTCAAGCATACGACAATCAATATCCCGTACCACCATATCTGGGGCGGGAATCTGGCATATGACTATAATGGGACGACATATTATTTCAATGAAGATCTGATTGCCAGCTACGATAAGATGATCAGCTCCTTTTCTGCGAAGGGGATTGTGGTGACGGCCATCCTTTTAAACGGCTGGAACCCGGATAAGCCGGAGCTTGTGATGCCGGGAGTAACCAGGCAGGACGACGCCTTCTACTACGGATTTAATGTATCGACAAAGGAAGGCTATGAGGCGACACGGGCCCTGTTTTCTTTCATGGCGGAGCGGTATTCCGGAAGCAATTATGACCACGGCCGCGTGTCCAACTGGATTGTCGGCAACGAGATCAACAACAACAAAAACTGGAATTATGTGGGGCCCATGGAGCTTTCGGAGTACACAAAGCTCTTTGAGCAGGATTTCCGCGTGGCCTACACAGCCATCAAGAGCCACAGCAAAAACGCCAGGGTTTATTTTTCCACGGATTATGAATGGAAGAAGACAAATACCAGTCTCCAGTACGCGGCAAAGGATTTTATCGACCTGTTTAACGCAGGGATCCGCGCCGAAGGCAACATCGACTGGGGGCTTGCATACCATCCCTATCCGTATCCGATGGTGGAGCCGGAGTTCTGGGATGACGACCAGACGGGAATGGTAAACGATACGGAAAATTCCCCTGTGGTGAACTTCAAGAACCTTCACGTGCTGACGGACTACTTCCAGAAGCCGGAGCTTCTGACGGCAGACGGCAGGGTGCGGCATATCATCCTCTCCGAGGAGGGCTTTACGTCCCAGAGTGCTTCCAGGGGGCCGGTGTATGACATCCAGGCGGCGGCTTTCGCCTATGCCTACTATCTGGTGGACAGCAATCCCTATATCGACGCGTTTATTCTGAACCGTCAGGTGGATTCCATCACGGAGGTCAATACCTCCTGCGCCTTTGGCCTTTGGACCGTCGATATGTCGAGGCCGGATAAGGTGATTGCCGTGATGCCGAAGAACATCTATGAGGTGTTCAAGTACATCGACACGAACAAGTCCCTGAAATATACGGAGTTTGCCAAGGAGATCATCGGCATCGAAAGCTGGAGCGAGGTGATCCCGAACTTTAAATTGGAACAATAA
- a CDS encoding CPBP family intramembrane metalloprotease: MKIRIRRILLPVLFCLAVACLIELPMAGTTIFGDEAVLWDTLFRAIAAVPVLYHFYREDTVFRGDAKWGLKTAVAVLVSGAAASVILGRIITYAGIPGYDAAATSLLTGRLWLQLLVLLCASPLLEEFFFRGVLYMRLKELIPSVPAGLVSAALFGLYHGNPGQGLYAFIMGLFLAFSMEKTRTVKAPVLFHFAANAAALLLPAS; this comes from the coding sequence GTGAAGATACGAATCAGAAGAATTCTTTTGCCGGTGCTTTTCTGCCTGGCTGTGGCCTGCCTTATCGAGCTTCCAATGGCGGGGACGACCATATTCGGGGATGAGGCTGTCCTTTGGGATACCTTGTTCCGGGCCATCGCGGCTGTGCCGGTTCTCTATCATTTTTACCGGGAAGATACGGTTTTCCGGGGCGATGCGAAGTGGGGATTAAAAACAGCCGTCGCTGTCCTGGTTTCCGGAGCTGCCGCTTCTGTCATCCTCGGACGGATCATCACATACGCCGGTATTCCCGGCTACGATGCGGCGGCCACGTCGCTTCTTACGGGGCGCCTGTGGCTCCAGCTACTTGTGCTGTTATGCGCATCCCCGCTTCTTGAGGAGTTCTTTTTCCGCGGCGTTCTGTATATGCGGCTTAAGGAACTGATCCCTTCCGTGCCGGCAGGCCTTGTGTCGGCGGCGCTTTTTGGGCTGTACCATGGAAATCCGGGCCAAGGGCTTTATGCCTTTATTATGGGGCTTTTTCTGGCATTTTCCATGGAAAAGACGCGTACCGTCAAGGCGCCGGTGCTGTTTCATTTTGCTGCCAACGCGGCAGCCCTGCTCTTGCCGGCAAGCTGA
- a CDS encoding EcsC family protein, which translates to MKLSFGGTPWEKEWKRLLAAEKRFLDGKRDDSRGLLEKFAENHMPDNVQETLHAAFKKAFGLVQKNGRFVIERAYPRKKREADYEIRAYAEELRGDKKALRAFRKEAAGIRRGNLALSAAEGVGLGILGIGLPDIPLFAGVILKSVYEIAVNYGFSYEEEEEQVFLLKVIGAAVSDRETCIKVNGELDEWIAGERRFSETAEEQADICAEALSRRLLYMKFIQGIPLAGALGGMSDAVCLKEILAFADLKYQKRFLLKRRKT; encoded by the coding sequence ATGAAACTTTCCTTTGGAGGCACGCCCTGGGAAAAGGAGTGGAAGCGGCTTCTGGCCGCGGAAAAGCGGTTTCTGGACGGAAAAAGAGACGACAGCCGCGGGCTTTTAGAAAAATTTGCGGAAAATCATATGCCTGACAACGTGCAGGAAACCCTGCATGCCGCCTTCAAAAAGGCATTCGGGCTGGTGCAGAAAAACGGCCGGTTCGTGATTGAACGGGCGTATCCCAGGAAAAAGCGGGAGGCGGATTATGAGATCCGCGCTTATGCGGAGGAACTTCGCGGCGACAAAAAGGCCCTGCGGGCCTTCCGAAAAGAGGCCGCCGGCATCCGGAGGGGCAACCTGGCCCTCTCTGCGGCAGAAGGCGTCGGCCTGGGGATACTGGGAATCGGCCTGCCGGACATCCCGCTGTTTGCCGGTGTGATTTTAAAGAGTGTCTATGAAATTGCTGTCAATTATGGCTTCTCTTACGAAGAAGAGGAGGAGCAGGTCTTTTTACTGAAGGTCATCGGGGCGGCAGTCTCAGACAGGGAGACTTGCATAAAAGTAAACGGAGAGCTGGACGAGTGGATCGCAGGGGAACGCCGCTTTTCAGAGACGGCCGAAGAACAGGCTGACATCTGCGCCGAGGCCCTGTCGCGGCGGCTCCTCTATATGAAATTCATCCAGGGGATTCCCCTGGCCGGCGCCCTTGGAGGCATGTCGGACGCCGTGTGTTTAAAAGAGATCCTTGCCTTTGCAGACCTGAAATACCAGAAGCGTTTCCTGCTGAAAAGGCGGAAGACCTGA
- the pdaA gene encoding delta-lactam-biosynthetic de-N-acetylase has protein sequence MKIPYLEAWKKISGVLLLFLLSFAAGHAGAAIVHGREAVPVSAEGNWGLSFQQEGKPPVANATADELLQYNAYYSENTDEKVLYLTFDAGYENGNTEAILDALKKHNAPAAFFLVGNYLETSPDLVKRMLADGHIVGNHTYHHPDMSKIASREAFEKELTDLEALFTEITGQTMKKYYRPPQGKYSESNLQMAKDLGYTTFFWSLAYVDWYQDKQPTKEEAFKKLLGRIHPGAVVLLHSTSSTNAAILDELLTKWEEMGYCFKSLDELAGV, from the coding sequence ATGAAAATCCCATATCTTGAGGCCTGGAAAAAAATATCCGGCGTCCTTTTGCTCTTTCTTTTATCCTTTGCCGCCGGCCACGCCGGGGCCGCCATTGTCCACGGAAGGGAGGCCGTCCCCGTATCAGCGGAAGGGAACTGGGGCTTAAGCTTCCAGCAGGAGGGGAAGCCGCCGGTCGCCAACGCCACAGCGGACGAACTTTTGCAGTACAATGCCTACTATTCCGAGAACACCGATGAAAAAGTCCTTTACCTGACCTTTGATGCCGGCTACGAAAACGGCAATACGGAGGCCATTCTCGACGCGCTGAAAAAACACAATGCACCGGCCGCTTTCTTTCTCGTGGGCAATTATCTGGAAACCAGCCCGGATCTTGTGAAACGGATGTTAGCGGACGGCCACATTGTCGGGAACCATACATACCACCACCCGGACATGTCCAAAATTGCTTCCAGAGAGGCTTTTGAAAAAGAGCTTACCGACCTGGAGGCACTGTTTACGGAAATCACGGGCCAGACTATGAAAAAATACTACCGGCCACCCCAGGGAAAATACAGCGAATCCAACCTTCAGATGGCAAAGGATCTAGGTTATACCACCTTTTTCTGGAGCCTGGCTTACGTGGACTGGTACCAGGACAAACAGCCCACGAAGGAGGAAGCCTTCAAAAAGCTTCTCGGCCGCATCCATCCCGGCGCCGTCGTCCTTCTCCACAGCACTTCCTCCACCAATGCCGCCATTTTAGATGAGCTTTTGACGAAATGGGAGGAGATGGGATACTGCTTTAAATCTCTCGATGAACTGGCCGGCGTCTAA
- a CDS encoding DUF1266 domain-containing protein: MKRRRTAALLCACLFLSACGKETAPVPKEYTAENGWFSVTMPSGMEQSDRQLLEDASLTILTSGDSGLEVSAFVYGSDKNSDFTNGEAETLEEYRDYICSVLEKDDTSFRWNEETELEIEGMERCIFGNGELIYKNVRGAASVWYLESPGRYYTVMAGGSQKAMEKVRPLFAFRELEGAVLETSMDFIAGMTAAVDPEGGVSRFLSVKAMEDAGDDLSEIQEQAVKNLEEQWAVGDKESLFATAAWLMEDGHNGDALALLEEMEIGEDMDKETFDGLLEERELSGEEQTYLSAAWDARDEFGDHAISAWDLSRVPSLMSLGYAAGFCTYEEGLDQCLKAAELAQASFDSWEEFNKSCLYGYSYWSETSADDAESSAGELAASMEALLSQEDGPFRTDFHMELENVWQQ; encoded by the coding sequence ATGAAACGAAGACGGACTGCGGCACTGCTGTGCGCCTGCCTGTTTCTCTCTGCCTGCGGGAAAGAGACAGCTCCGGTACCAAAGGAATACACGGCAGAAAACGGCTGGTTTTCGGTGACGATGCCGTCCGGGATGGAACAGTCTGACAGGCAGCTCCTTGAAGACGCATCCCTCACGATACTCACAAGCGGGGATTCCGGTTTGGAAGTTTCGGCGTTCGTATATGGAAGCGATAAAAATTCTGACTTTACGAATGGCGAGGCGGAGACTCTGGAAGAATACAGGGATTATATCTGCTCGGTACTGGAAAAGGACGATACCAGCTTCCGGTGGAACGAAGAGACGGAGCTGGAAATAGAAGGCATGGAGCGGTGTATTTTCGGAAACGGAGAACTGATTTATAAAAATGTCAGAGGCGCTGCATCCGTCTGGTACCTGGAAAGCCCCGGCAGGTATTATACGGTCATGGCAGGCGGAAGCCAAAAGGCCATGGAGAAGGTCAGGCCGCTCTTTGCCTTCCGGGAGCTGGAAGGCGCTGTGCTGGAGACTTCCATGGACTTTATCGCCGGGATGACGGCAGCGGTGGACCCGGAAGGCGGTGTGAGCCGGTTTCTTTCAGTAAAAGCCATGGAAGACGCGGGGGACGACCTTTCGGAAATCCAGGAGCAGGCGGTGAAGAACCTGGAAGAACAGTGGGCGGTTGGCGACAAAGAGAGCCTGTTTGCAACGGCCGCATGGCTGATGGAGGACGGGCATAACGGCGATGCCCTTGCGCTCCTTGAGGAAATGGAAATCGGAGAGGATATGGACAAGGAGACGTTTGATGGCCTGCTGGAGGAACGGGAGCTTTCCGGCGAGGAACAGACATATCTGTCCGCCGCCTGGGATGCGCGGGACGAATTTGGAGACCATGCCATATCAGCGTGGGATTTGAGCCGCGTGCCGTCCCTGATGTCCCTCGGATATGCCGCTGGTTTCTGTACGTATGAGGAAGGGCTCGACCAGTGTCTGAAAGCGGCAGAGCTGGCCCAGGCATCCTTTGATTCCTGGGAAGAGTTTAACAAAAGCTGCCTTTATGGATATTCCTACTGGAGCGAAACGTCTGCGGACGATGCAGAGAGCAGTGCCGGGGAGCTGGCCGCCTCTATGGAAGCGCTTTTAAGCCAGGAGGACGGGCCGTTTCGGACGGATTTCCATATGGAACTCGAGAACGTCTGGCAGCAATAA
- a CDS encoding 4Fe-4S dicluster domain-containing protein has translation MRGVETRIQEIRHRIFREVARMAYHTEWPVDKRIEELPYKIIPGEVGNFRNDVFLERAIVGERLRLAMGLPYRSAAEPAPISDNIEAADQAETYYTPPLINVIKFACNACHEKRVFVTDGCQGCLAHPCVEVCPKDAIHLERTNGKSHIDPDKCIKCGRCADVCGYHAIIIQERPCAAACGMDAIHSDANGKADIDYSKCVSCGMCLVNCPFGAIADKSQIFQVIRAIQSGERVYAAVAPAFVGQFGPKVTPGKLRAAMKQLGFADVFEVAIGADLCATQEAMDFVEEVPEKLPFMATSCCPAWSMMAKKLFPDYAKCISMALTPMTLTARLIKSQHEKAKVVFIGPCAAKKLEAMRDDIRSDVDFVLTFEEMAGIFDAKHVDIENIEEDPEGVNDASTDGRNFAVAGGVAKSVVNVIKELYPDREIKVANAEGLKDCRRLLTLAKAGKYNGYLLEGMACPGGCVAGAGTMQPIKKSQAAVNLYAAQANHKISNETEYVKELNKLVE, from the coding sequence ATGAGAGGTGTGGAAACCAGAATTCAGGAAATCCGACACAGAATTTTCCGCGAGGTGGCCCGCATGGCCTACCATACGGAGTGGCCGGTTGATAAGCGGATCGAGGAACTGCCGTATAAGATTATTCCGGGTGAGGTGGGAAACTTCCGGAATGATGTATTTTTGGAACGTGCCATTGTAGGAGAACGTCTGCGCCTTGCCATGGGGCTTCCGTACCGGAGCGCAGCGGAGCCGGCGCCGATTTCCGACAACATCGAGGCGGCCGACCAGGCGGAGACGTACTATACGCCGCCGCTCATCAACGTCATAAAATTTGCCTGCAACGCATGTCATGAAAAGCGTGTATTTGTGACGGACGGCTGTCAGGGCTGCCTGGCCCATCCATGTGTGGAGGTCTGCCCGAAGGATGCGATTCATCTGGAGCGGACAAATGGAAAATCTCATATTGATCCCGACAAATGCATCAAATGCGGACGCTGTGCTGATGTCTGTGGCTATCATGCGATTATTATCCAGGAACGCCCATGCGCTGCGGCCTGCGGCATGGACGCGATCCATTCAGATGCCAACGGCAAGGCGGATATTGATTACAGCAAATGTGTTTCCTGCGGAATGTGCCTGGTAAACTGCCCCTTCGGAGCCATTGCCGATAAATCACAGATTTTCCAGGTGATCCGGGCAATCCAGTCCGGCGAGCGCGTGTATGCAGCCGTGGCGCCGGCATTTGTGGGCCAGTTCGGGCCGAAGGTGACGCCGGGAAAACTGCGTGCCGCCATGAAGCAGCTCGGCTTTGCCGATGTCTTTGAGGTGGCCATCGGAGCTGACCTCTGTGCGACCCAGGAGGCCATGGACTTTGTGGAAGAAGTGCCGGAAAAGCTTCCGTTTATGGCGACCTCCTGCTGCCCGGCCTGGTCGATGATGGCAAAGAAGCTGTTTCCGGACTATGCGAAGTGCATTTCCATGGCCCTGACGCCGATGACTTTGACGGCAAGGCTGATTAAGAGCCAGCACGAAAAGGCAAAAGTGGTATTTATCGGGCCATGTGCCGCGAAAAAGCTGGAGGCCATGCGCGACGACATCCGGAGCGATGTGGATTTCGTCCTGACCTTTGAGGAGATGGCCGGAATCTTCGATGCAAAGCATGTGGATATTGAAAATATTGAGGAAGACCCGGAGGGCGTCAACGATGCGTCCACGGACGGCCGCAACTTTGCTGTCGCCGGCGGCGTCGCCAAATCCGTGGTGAACGTCATAAAGGAGCTGTATCCGGACAGGGAGATCAAGGTGGCGAACGCGGAAGGGCTCAAGGACTGCCGCCGTCTGCTTACGCTAGCAAAGGCCGGGAAGTACAACGGCTACCTTTTAGAGGGAATGGCCTGCCCGGGCGGCTGTGTAGCCGGTGCCGGTACGATGCAGCCGATTAAAAAGTCCCAGGCGGCCGTAAACCTTTACGCGGCCCAGGCAAACCACAAGATCTCCAATGAGACGGAGTATGTGAAAGAACTCAACAAGCTGGTGGAATAG
- the tsaA gene encoding tRNA (N6-threonylcarbamoyladenosine(37)-N6)-methyltransferase TrmO, producing the protein MEKGLELKIIGHVRTDFTSKFGIPRQSGLIEELKGTIVMEPEYREPAAFKGLSDFSHIWLIWEFSENLRDGWSPTVRPPRLGGNKRVGVFATRSPFRPNALGLSCVKLEQIEMDEKLGPVLHISGADLMDGTPVFDIKPYLPFVDGHPEACGGFTDRTREYSLTVEAPEELLCRIPEEKREALKKVLSQDPRPSYQKDPGRVYGMEFAGFEVKFSVENGRIYLRDVEKTGDADCT; encoded by the coding sequence ATGGAAAAAGGGCTGGAGCTTAAAATTATCGGACATGTCCGCACGGACTTTACGTCAAAATTTGGGATTCCGAGACAGAGCGGTCTCATAGAAGAGCTCAAGGGAACCATTGTCATGGAGCCGGAATACCGGGAACCGGCAGCATTTAAAGGGCTTTCGGACTTTTCCCATATCTGGCTGATATGGGAATTTTCGGAAAATCTGCGGGACGGCTGGTCGCCGACGGTTCGGCCGCCGCGGCTCGGCGGAAACAAGCGTGTCGGAGTGTTTGCCACCCGTTCTCCTTTCCGTCCAAATGCGCTGGGACTTTCCTGCGTAAAGCTGGAACAGATTGAGATGGATGAAAAGCTGGGGCCGGTGCTCCATATTTCCGGTGCTGATCTGATGGACGGGACGCCTGTCTTTGATATCAAGCCGTATCTGCCTTTTGTGGACGGGCATCCGGAAGCGTGCGGCGGCTTTACCGACAGGACGAGGGAATACAGCCTGACTGTCGAGGCGCCGGAAGAACTGCTCTGCCGGATTCCGGAGGAAAAGCGGGAGGCCCTGAAAAAAGTCCTGTCCCAGGATCCGCGGCCTTCCTACCAGAAGGATCCCGGCCGGGTTTATGGAATGGAGTTTGCCGGCTTTGAGGTGAAATTTTCGGTGGAAAACGGCCGGATTTATCTGCGGGATGTGGAAAAAACAGGAGACGCGGATTGTACATAA